A genomic region of Pseudoalteromonas piscicida contains the following coding sequences:
- a CDS encoding AMP-binding protein → MQTYSAIRSTLMQLIEAELEVDKEQLDVLSDDANLIEAPLFLDSVDLMQLSAACKKAFQLKDLGELSTVTLATLTRQIALNLTQQKQAAPLETWADQVTSLKETDLLALIQRSLECEIIGQARLIKDSTPCDIIVSTMVLLAHNVTPVLSANAAANANAFSWRELTLANQEVEVPFHSMTAFLQQHSDKTIGFETSGSTGKPQTWHKSIASLHAEAVTFADTFSFDAVDYFCACVDIRHMFGFIWAFMLPLRLGKQVCYELGSTPDLQPVRDKQVGVILTPTMFDFVADQLSQNHCYLISSGAPFKGEKEQKLADLISSLSLSIQAFEVLGSTETGGIGYRPLGNNETHFTKFTAVDIYQNGEHKTMLRSPFLVANCEEFELKDKLIFSNENQFTHGGRADQIFKYAGKRYSLQSIEKILQERFVGLRHRVFFIEDNNNNKGGELVAFVEGLSCIPTLQDIRSWFKDLPTPQVHFLAQFPENELGKITLSALQECVHE, encoded by the coding sequence TACTAAGTGACGACGCCAATTTAATTGAGGCGCCACTGTTTCTCGACTCGGTCGACCTTATGCAGTTATCTGCTGCATGTAAAAAAGCGTTCCAATTAAAAGACTTGGGCGAATTGAGCACTGTAACTTTGGCGACACTAACACGTCAAATAGCGTTAAACTTAACGCAACAAAAACAAGCAGCACCCTTGGAGACTTGGGCAGATCAAGTCACCTCTCTCAAAGAGACCGATTTACTAGCACTGATACAACGTAGTCTAGAGTGTGAGATCATCGGTCAGGCTCGCCTTATCAAAGACAGCACGCCCTGCGATATCATTGTGAGCACTATGGTGTTATTAGCGCACAATGTCACTCCGGTATTAAGTGCAAATGCGGCCGCGAACGCCAATGCGTTTAGCTGGCGAGAACTCACGCTTGCCAATCAAGAGGTAGAAGTTCCGTTTCATTCCATGACGGCATTTTTACAACAGCATAGCGATAAGACAATTGGCTTTGAAACGTCAGGCAGCACAGGCAAGCCACAAACTTGGCATAAATCCATCGCCTCACTCCATGCAGAAGCCGTCACCTTTGCTGACACTTTCTCGTTTGACGCAGTAGATTATTTCTGTGCCTGCGTTGATATCCGCCACATGTTCGGTTTTATTTGGGCATTTATGCTCCCTCTGCGACTTGGCAAACAGGTGTGTTACGAACTTGGTTCTACACCGGACTTACAACCAGTAAGAGATAAACAGGTAGGTGTGATCTTAACGCCAACTATGTTTGACTTTGTGGCCGATCAGTTAAGTCAAAACCACTGTTACTTAATAAGCTCAGGTGCACCATTCAAAGGTGAGAAAGAGCAAAAGCTTGCCGACCTTATTTCTTCCCTATCGCTTTCAATACAAGCTTTTGAGGTACTAGGCAGCACTGAAACCGGCGGTATCGGCTATCGTCCATTAGGCAACAACGAAACGCACTTTACTAAGTTCACTGCCGTCGACATTTATCAAAATGGCGAGCACAAAACCATGTTGAGATCGCCGTTTTTAGTGGCTAATTGTGAAGAGTTTGAGCTCAAAGATAAGCTGATTTTCAGCAATGAAAATCAATTCACACACGGTGGGCGCGCAGACCAAATATTTAAATATGCAGGTAAACGCTACTCGCTACAAAGTATAGAAAAAATCCTCCAAGAACGCTTTGTGGGACTTCGCCATCGCGTGTTTTTTATCGAGGACAATAACAATAATAAAGGGGGCGAGCTGGTCGCCTTTGTCGAAGGACTATCTTGCATCCCTACCCTTCAGGACATCAGAAGTTGGTTTAAAGATTTACCCACGCCGCAGGTTCATTTTTTGGCGCAATTTCCAGAAAACGAACTCGGCAAAATCACCCTCTCGGCACTACAGGAATGCGTACATGAATAA